aataataCTTCAAGTCGGTTAACCGATTCAACATTCATCCAATACACTACACTGTATACCGTTGCAAATTGCACCTTCCTAATTTTGCCTTATCTccgttcttttttcttttttttttctaaattttttatgctTTTGTCGAAAAAGAAAACATAAGGGACCATTCTACCAATAATTATACCACATAGTAAATCACGTATTTATAAAGTAACTCATCAGCAATTCCCATCAAAGTTTTTTGTCTACGCATCCCTCACAAATAACAGTACCTTCCATTTTTCAACAAAAactcttttttattcttttggaaGTTTTCTGTGTATTCTTTCTTTCTGGTGTGTTGGTTTCAGTTTTCATTTTGAGAGGGGAAAAAATGGTGTGGAGATGGAGGTACTGTTACAAGGATGTTCTGCCATTTTCAGCTATGGTGACAATGGAGTGTATAAACGTGGGTTTAAACACACTTTTCAAAGCGGCTACTTTGATGGGCATGAGTTACCATGTTTTTGTTGTCTATGCTTATGCTATAGCTGCTCTTGTTCTCCTTCCTGCTCCTTTCTTCTCTTACAGGTCCTTTTTATTACTACTCCAACTCCAACTCCAACTCCAGTTTTAAGTGTTTCATTTTTGTATTTGAAAGCTCAAATTGTTCATTTCTGATATGTTTCTCTTTGCTTTTATTGCAGATCAAGAGTGCTTCCTCCACTGACCTTCCCTATACTATGCAAGATTGGTCTGCTTGGGCTTATAGGGTAACTTTTTTTTTCCGACTCATGCACCTCACATGGTTTCAAAAACAAGAACCCatgattttgttttctcttttagAGGATTTTATCCTTACAACTTTTGCTTCATTTTCACAGAAAAATCttgtgttttccatttctttattgttttggatTCCAGGAGTTCATCTCAGATCATGGGGTATACAGGCATCAATTACAGTTCTCCAACTCTTGCTTCTGCAATCAGTAACCTCACACCGGCTTTTACCTTCATCTTGGCTATCATTTTCAGGTAGTTTTAAGCACGCTTTAGTGCACAAAATTCGATGGATTATTCAtctggaaaaaaaagaagaaaaaaactggTTCCACCCCTGTTTGGTTTCTGGTTAAGTTGGACTGACAGTTAAATTCCCTTTTGGTCAGAGTTTTTGATAGAATTTCATCAGTTAATTCTGTCCCTTGGATTTTCAATTAtgcttttctttttgcttttggaTGGTACTTGGGGTTCACTTTGGTAACCAAAGCAACTTTGGGCCCCAACACACTTTGACCCAATACCTATTTGCTCAATTTGGTATACTTCAGGCTtaattttcatcatttaacaGTGTACTTCAGTTGCTAAATGCTAagaaatgtttttctttttttttcgaaatATTCTCTGATGTAATAATCCTGCCCTCTCTTTAATTTTGATTCCTTTTCTTTTGTTCTCGCAACTTGGAAAAAAGAATGGAGAAGCTAGCTTGGAAAAGAACAAGCAGTCAAGCTAAAGTCATAGGCACCATAATATCAATCACTGGTGCATTTGTGGTGACTCTTTACAAGGGTCCAGCCATAGTCATTGCTTCAACGCCTTCATCGTCTCTTCAACAAGACCTTAATCCATCGAATCGGCTTTTCGCTGGACTTAACTCTTCAAACACTAATTGGGTCATTGGTGGCATTTTCCTCACTGCTGAGTACATTCTAGTTCCTCTCTGGTACATTGTTCAGGTATAAAGAGTTTGCCAGATTGGTTACAAGTTATATGCTTTATTCCAATTGTAAGTTTGTCGAAATACAATGAAATGTAATCGATTCTCTATGGTTCTGCAGACGCAAATCATGAAGGAGTACCCGGATGAGATGACTGTTGTTTGCTTTTATAATTTATGTGTGAGTTTCATAGCTGCAATTGTTGGTTTAGCTACTGAGAGAAACGCAAGTGCTTGGAGATTAAAACCAGATATTGCATTAGCCTCGGTTGTTTGCTCGGTAAGGAACTTGTGCCATGGTTAAAATAGTCCCAAAACTCTTTGAATTTCCTATCTTATTGTTCACCCTGTATGATCCTGTTTAGGGACTCTTTGGTTCTTGCTTGAACAACACAGTCCATACATGGGCTCTGCGCTTGAAAGGACCTGTTTTTGTGGCTATGTTTAAGCCATTGTCAATCGCCATCGCTGTTGCCATGGGTGTCATGTTCCTAGGTGACACACTGTATCTTGGAaggtataaaaaaaaatttagtatcGTGCataattttctgtttttttttcctcttttctttttaccCTAATGATTGGTTTTCCTTTGTACATTCACAGTCTCATCGGAGCAACAATAATATCGATCGGATTTTACACAGTGATGTGGGGAAAAGCAAAAGAAGAGATGGCTGAATGTGGCAATGAAACCATCATAGACTCACCATCTTCCGACAAGGCTCCCCTGCTTCAAAACTACAAGAACGAACAAGTGTAGAAATCAAATTCAAGGACATGCATATGAATTGTGAAagcaaaatcaaatcaaaatatggCAAAATCTGCAATCAACCTTTTGTAGATGTGCAGAAAAGTTAGAAATTCAATGCCAAATCCATTTCTCTGCAAAAAGGTGTACTGATATAAAGATACTGTGGCTTAATGTGAATAGAAAAAAGACAGTAGAACCAACCCCAGATGAATTTGGGTTCCAAATATGTATAAATTGGTGTAGTTTGAAAACCATCTTTGTTATAACTTCAGACTTCTACATGTATTGATTGGTACAAAATCGAAATGATACAATATTAATATTGTAGACCTAATTTTTAGCCAGGGCCCATACACatacaaaaaccaaaaaataaaacaaaatattaaataagtccatttacaaataatAGCCAGTCCAATTACActaaataataaacccaaaatacaaaccaattacataaaaatccaaagaaaacaaaagcccaaaatttttaaaaaaccctTAACCCACAAATTTTTCAGCAAAGAGGGAAACTGCCTCCCTTCAGCCACCATGTACCCACGTTCTCCACCTACGACCATCAGCGCCACTTCACCACACACGTCGGCACACCAGGCACGACCCTCAACTCTTTTGTTGCTCGCCCACGTCCGTGTCCGTTCATGTCACCACGACTTGCGATTTAAGCAAGAAAACAGCAGGAAAACTACTTGTATTCGGCTATAAAGCttccaaatttttcattgtaaagggttcttcttttttttctgaaatacaaaatataccaaaaaagaGAGTAAAGAGCAGCCAAGAAAACATTTCCAAGGTggttatttatcattttctttttcttgttcttttgctttattttcatttccattcaaatccaaaaatacaaaataaaagggGAAAGGGTGAGTACCTCTCGATTCGCCTCGCAAGAGGGGTTCTTCGACCCTCTGTTGGTTGTCTACGGCGGCGTGTGTGACGAGAGTGGTGATATTTGAGAGCCATTCGgctgaaaagaaaaagggaaataggGAGAGTTTGAGAGCATTAGGGTTTTAAAAAGGgggcaaaaataaaaatgattttttaaaacagtttttttattttaaataacacATTGAAGCAGCACCGTTTGGGAGGGAGCAGACTCGCGTGTTTTGCTTTGGAATGGGGGATTTGCGCGTTTGGTCCCTCTCTGTTCTAGTACTTTTTGATTGAGTCTTATTTAGATTTCTTTggtttttttccaattttttccctgaaactagcgCATTTGCTCATTTTGGTCCGCGTTGAAGTGATGTGTCTTGAAGCTAGGGAATAATTTCATTTTCGACCCTCacacatttttgttttttttccctcCTTTTCAATTTCcaatggtttattttatttataaagtatcccttttattttaactttattttaattgagtttttttgttttatttgcataattcactttttttaattaaaattcatttagcatttttttatatatattcatatatatttaaaatcactttgaccattttgttttttttttaaaacaacattattttagagttttttttatatatcttatTTTGTATGATATTAC
The sequence above is drawn from the Gossypium hirsutum isolate 1008001.06 chromosome A05, Gossypium_hirsutum_v2.1, whole genome shotgun sequence genome and encodes:
- the LOC107959830 gene encoding WAT1-related protein At3g28050; translated protein: MVWRWRYCYKDVLPFSAMVTMECINVGLNTLFKAATLMGMSYHVFVVYAYAIAALVLLPAPFFSYRSRVLPPLTFPILCKIGLLGLIGSSSQIMGYTGINYSSPTLASAISNLTPAFTFILAIIFRMEKLAWKRTSSQAKVIGTIISITGAFVVTLYKGPAIVIASTPSSSLQQDLNPSNRLFAGLNSSNTNWVIGGIFLTAEYILVPLWYIVQTQIMKEYPDEMTVVCFYNLCVSFIAAIVGLATERNASAWRLKPDIALASVVCSGLFGSCLNNTVHTWALRLKGPVFVAMFKPLSIAIAVAMGVMFLGDTLYLGSLIGATIISIGFYTVMWGKAKEEMAECGNETIIDSPSSDKAPLLQNYKNEQV